In Lepus europaeus isolate LE1 chromosome 19, mLepTim1.pri, whole genome shotgun sequence, the genomic window GTCCACAGGCGTTTAGTCAGTGCGGGAGCCTGGAATGTAGCTGCCACAGATCTCAGAGCCCCCATTCCTGCTCCACATGTAGTGTACAATTTGGGGAGCAAGGGGCTGGAGGGAGTTGGCTCCAAGTAGTCCACTTGGGGAGAAGCACAGGTTTGTGGGCCAGGTGAgctcccgggggtgggggtgggggtggagtcaGAGCCAGCACCTGTTGGACAGCGCTGAGCTGGAGACGGTGTCGGTCTTGTTAGCTTAGTTCTTGGCCTCCCCTCTCAGTTGCTTGCTGGCTATTAAACGCTGGCTGGGCCGTGGGCTAACCTGGGGGCTTTGCAGGGAGCACAGCCCACAGACCCTGCTGCTGCTATTGCCGGAGAAGCGTTGAATGGCCAGTGGTTTGTGGGAGCGCCTGAGTGTCCttgctgggggtggtggtggtcagTACCAGCTTTTGCAGCCAGCTGGTGGGTCCCGCACTTGGTGCAGCTCTGCAGCCTGTGTGGCTCCGAACTGGGCTGCAGGAGTGGTGGAACAGGTGCACTGTCCGGCAAATTCGGAAGGGGCAACGGACACCTGGCCTAGTGGATGAGCTGCCAAGTAGCACCCCTGCATCCCACCGCAGAGGACctgggctcagctcctgattctatcttcctgctaatgcagacccagggaggccgtggtgatggctcaggccacccggattgagttcccagctcttagcCTCAGCCCCGCAGCTGTTGtgtgcatgtggggagtgaaccagtgtatgcgagctgtctctgcctctcaagtacataataaatatatattggggccggcactgtggcatagtgggtaaagccgccgcctgtagtgctggcatcccatctgggcgccggttcgagacctggctgctctgcttccaatccagctctctactgtggccggagaaagcagtggaagatgaagatggcccaggtgcttgggcccttgcaccttcgtgggagacccagaagaagctcctggctcctggctttggattggcacagctctggccattgtggccatctggggagtgaaccagcagatgaaagacctctctctgcctttctttttctctctgtgtaactctttcaaataaaataaatcaatctttaaaaaattaatttttttaaaaccctgAAGCTTGTTAATAAAGGGATGTGGGGTTCACAGACCACCAACTTGGGCCAGACTTCACATCTTGGATGCATCTTGTCTTCCTGAACTTGGTGACACGGGTGTCCCCAGGTGAGACAGGAAGCTACCCTTGGGGTAAGGCGATTTGCATTGGAGCCGGACTTCACTGGGTTCAGCTGGCATTAACCTAAAGCTCCCAAGGAGGGCAGCAGGCACCACTCCTGATTTGAGCCTGGCTTAGCTCTGTCTCTAAGGAAATGCTTCCTGGCAGGCCAGCCGGTGACGTATTCCTGAGGAGGCGGTGGAGTGGGCCCTGAAGCAGAGGTAGGAGCTGGGCCGGAGGAAAGAATGGAAATCAGGCACCAGGAGGCGGGGTCTGCGGTGGACCCTGCACTCAGGAGACCCCCTacttgaggctcctggcttcctcccagcGGCACGGCTGGGACACATCTGGAGAGGGGGCTCGGTTCCCTTCCCTGCTCCAGGCCCTGGAGTAGAcagcccttctccctctctgcctcctcaaaTACCGCGAATTCCGGCGCTgctgggagcccaggctgggctgggaacTTCAGCTGGGAATGTGcagctgggggtggaggaggggaggccagCCGCAGCCCTGACCCCGGGGAGGCTGGCTGGCATCTCTGCTCCCGGCCACTGTGGGACCCGGGACTCGGCGCAAGCCCTGGTGCACAGTAGCTGTTCAATAAGCCGGGCCGAGCGCTGGCAACTCCATTCAGCCAATGGCAGAATCCCCGGGGCCCagaacagcacctggcacaggaCAGGCACTCAACTGTGCGCACtcggggctgagctgggctgtgtGGACTCCAAGTCCCTTATggtctgtgtgcctcagtttccacatttgtAATGTGAGGATTAAGAAACACCCCTACTTCCTTTTAGGGATGCCGTGAGGACCGAGTGAGTTCATATCAAGTGAGTAACGCTCGTGGTATGCAGTGACAATCAGCGTTTGCTAAAAATCCACATTCTTACGCCTCTGTCCTGGAGCTTGATTTAACGGGCTGGGACTAGGTCACAGGGGGCCTGTGGTTTAGGGGTTCCCTGGCCAGTCAGCAGTTCAGACACGCTTTGGGGTGAGTCTAGGAGCAAGATACTGTTGTAGATGAGGAGAGGGAGGGTCACACCCCCAGGAAGTGAAAAAGATGGACCTTGAATGGACAGCCCTGACACCAGGGCCCCTGAGAGTCCCAGGGAAGACGGCCGTGTGTGCTGGAAGCCAATGTTATCACCACAGAAACGGcctctccctgggcacagcactgCTGGGAGTGGGGGCTCACATAGCATCCTTTGTCTGCACAGCTTGGAGTAtttggggggaggtggggagaactGCACAGGCCCCAAGGCCAGTGGGAGTGATGTGGGCGGGCACAAGAATTGGGACATTCATgcggatggggtgggggaggcaaagGAGAGCAGGCAGATGTGGGGCCCCAAGCCCGGCCCGCCCCAGTGTTGAGTATGGTGGTGTCTGAAACCCTGCAGGACCCAGTCCCAGAAGAGTCCAGTTGAGGAGGGGCGGGTGGTGGGGTTGATGGGATGGGAGGATAAAGGGCTGAagggacagagatggagggaaggcTGGCCGGCCGGCTGGCCAGTGAGTACTGCACAGAAAGATGGCTGGTGGTGGATGGGCTGATGGATGGAGAGTGAGATGTGGGGCGGGGCAGTGGGTGAGAGCAGACAGatggacagggagacagaggcagcgACAGCCTGTGGACAGGGCCATGCAGTGAGATGGACAACAGTGGGAAGTTGCTAAGGGAACGAGTTTCCAGGGTCTCCTGGGAGCAGGACTTCTCTTGGTTCTCCTGGGTAAGCATCAAGCAGCGGGCCCAGCTCTCAAAGGAGTCGGAGGTTTCCAGAACCAGACTCCACGTCTTGTGTCACCCCTGCCCCCCTCCACAATGGGCAAACACACGTGGTTTCatattaacaaaatattaatgacatCCCATCCCCGTCCCTGTTGTGGGGCAGCTGCAGCAATCTGGATTTCTGCATGAAGTTCTGGGGGCCTGTGGCATCCGATTGTAGTCCTTGCTTTGGGGGAGGCCTGCTGTCCCCGTTCACGTGGGAAAAGGGGCCtcgggagccccctgggccctgcgaAGGCCTACAGATTCCTGGGTGGGGGCCAGGAGAGCAGGGTGGTTTAACCTGACCTGGGTCTTGGCCGGCCGCAGCCGCCCACCACCCCCAACCTGGATGCTGACTGTGGTGGCATAACTGAGCCGCCgggctgggggtggtgggggctggggctggggcggtggGGAAGGTGCCCGTGatgtgggggcagaggagggccAGGGGCCCCGGGAGGCTGCAAGGGCctctcccccaggcccctgccgcCGAGCCAGGCTCTGGCTGATGTACGAGGCTGCCAGGTACCGGGAGAGAGCAGCTGCACTGGGGCCCAGGAGCTggcgggtggggggtggggggctatGGGGTGGGGTGAAGTCTGAAGACTCTGACCTGGCAACAGGAGAGACCACGTGGCTTCCTGGTTTGGACAAAACCACAGTGGTCTCCACTGGGCTGGATGACTGGCCCTGAGTGTCCAGGGAGGTTCCTTGCTCTGGTAGCGCTGTGGCATCCGGAACCGTGGTGAGGCCCTCCTCCTCCAGCAGAGCTGTGGGCTTCGGGGCCTGGGTGTCTCTGAGGCTTTGCTCCTGGAGCGGGGCTGCAGCAGTCCCATCCTGGCCGTCCGGGTGGCCACTCTGCTTGGGCAAAGGTGGGAGGGCTTGGACCTGCATGTCTGTGAGGCTTTGGGGCTGGGGCAAGGCTGTGGCAGCTTGAGCCTTCGGGTCTGGGGGGTCTTGGGACAGAGACGGTGGTGGAGTGTCAGCTGGGATCTGAGGGTCTGGGTGGTGTCCATGGGCAGGCGAAGGTGACGCATCTGGAACCCGAGCGTCTGAGAGGTCATATACCAAGGGTGGTGGGATGCTGGCTGGGATCGGAGGGTCCAGGCTGCTTCCACACATCAGCCAAGGGTCAGCAGCTTGGTCCCCAACATCCCTGGAGCCTCCTTGCACAGTTGCTGGTGTGCGGCTGGGGCTCTGGCCGTCGAGGTGGTCTTCTTGCCCCAGCAAAGGAGTGGTGGCCGACCCCTGGACAGCAGGACAGCAGCTCTGCTTGGGCGAAGCTGGGGTGTCCAGGTGGTGCCCCTCCCCGGGCGCCTGTACATCCACACGGCTTCTATGCTCAACCGAAGGACTGGGGGCTGGAACTTCGATTTCAAGGCAGCCTTGATCAGGGAACGTTGTAACGGCTGGAACGTGGATGGCTGGGGGGCCTTGTATGGCCGGAGCCTGGAAACTTTGGGGCCCCCCTTTCTCAGGCAAAGGGGTAGGAGGTGCAGGAATGCAGGTGCCCACGTGGTCTTGCTCAGACAAATCTGAAACATTTCGATCCTGACCATCCAGGAGGCCTCCCTGCTTAGACAGGGGTGTGGCAGCTTGGACCCGGACAGCAGGGCCCAGGGGCACAGACTCCTGGGCACAGGCCAGTGGGAAGGCCAGCTCACATACCAGCACATGTCCAAAGGCAGCCAGGGGCCCTGTGTGAAAAGAAGAGGATGGAGTCGGAGCCGACACCCAGCTGGGGCCACTGCTGCTGACCACATACTTGAACCTTACCTGGCTCAGCCTgctcctggggcaggcagggggtcggctggggttgggccaggacccTTGGCCGGCGGCGGGGGGCGTTGGCTGATGCCCGGGTCTCAGCCCGCTGCATCTGCTGGATGCGCTCGCTGTAAAGCCGGGCCAGCTCTCGCACCCGGGACGCCGCCCTCTCCGAACTCGGGCCTCCCGCCTTGCCGCTCCCACTGCCTCCACCCAGGTCTGAATCCTCCAGGATCAGCAGTGGCTCTGGGAAGCCTGGCCGGGCCAGCTGCCCCTGCTCCAACGCCTGCCATGCACTCCGGATTTCTGAGCAAGAGCGGAATTCCAGCTCATCTGGGAACGGCCGATCGCGGGTGACACTCTCGGGCTGGAAGGCTGGGAAAGATACCCCGTCTTCATCCTCCTCCGGCTTGGCCCTGCTTCCCGAGGGCTGCTCCCCCAGTGCCGCAGGGTTGTTTCCGGCGGGGAACAGTTCTCTCCGGGAGGCTGCAGTCTCAGCCGGCTCCTGCAGGGGCCCCTGGAGCCAGGCGTCACAGGGCAGGGCGGGAGCGCTGGCGAGACTGGGGATGTCGGGGACGCTAGGCCTGGCTGGAAGGCAGGGCATTTCAAAAACACTGGAGATGTCGGAGagactgggaaggcagggaactTGGGGAATTTCAGAGTTGGGAGCATCAGGAATTCTGAGAAGGCTGGGAATGCTGGCAATCTCAGCTGCACTGGAGCTTTCAAGCCCTTCCAGGACGTGGAGAGGGGAAGGCTCCCGCTCTTCCATTgccaactcttcctcctcctcctcttcggaAGAGTCCCGGCTGGGCAGGGCTTGGAATGTGAGGGTCTCGCTGTCGCCCGCCACTGGGGAGTCTCTGGGGAACTCTGGAACGTTGAGGGCTGATGGCTGTAGGGCATGGGGGAAGGGGTTGAAGATACCAGGGTGGGTGGGCTCAGCCGTCCCCTGGTCTGTGTCTGTCTGAACCCAGGGACCCCGGGGCCCTCAGCGGGGGGAGCCCAGCTCACCCCCGGGTCGTGGAGGCCTCTCTGGCTCAGCAGTTCCAGGATTTCCTCCGTGATCGAGGTCCCAGTGGGGTCGAGCGTGGGGGGCCCCGCATCCTCTGGGTCCTCGGGGGGTCCACAAGCAGAAACCAGTGGCTGAGGCTCTGCAGGTGCATAGAGCTCCCCCTCGCTGCCAGCatgctgtgggtggcaggggatgcACGgcccagccaggggggctcccaGCCCCACCACCCTGACTCCCTCCTCGTTGGACCCGGCATTCCGAGATTCCAGTATCACCAGACCCCCGTGTCAGGACCCCAGACCCTGTCCCCGAGTATCTCTTACCTTGACTCTAGGCTTCTCTGGGGATGGAGGTGAGGAAGAGAGCAAGACACAGAACAAGTTACTCTTCGTATCTGGTGCGCGGCCCACCCCTCCcacaccctcccccagcccctcccaggagagacagacagatggggaTGGACCCATCACTGACCGTTCTGTGCAAACACGACACAAGGGTCCTTCACTGGCTCTGGGGGAGGACACAGCGATGTCAggggcctggctcccacctggttCCCAGGTCACCACAGCTGGTGGTACTCACCGGACTGCCTGCGGCCACGGCGGCTGCCAGTAGGGGCCGGAGATGGAGCTGCGGGAGAGGGGTCAGAACCCCCGTGTAAGCCCACTCCGGGGTGCTAGGGAAAGGGGCACTGGGGGGGCCGGGGCTCATTTACCTGTGTGCCTCCGTCCAGGGGTGAATGTCCTGGCATCGCGGGGCCGCGGGGAGCCAAGAGGGGGTGTCAGGGGCTCTGGGATAGGCTTACTTTTGGGAGCACCTGTAGGGAGAGTTTGGGGCCAATAACCTACTTTCTCGTGCAAGTAACCCCAGGTGCTCCCACCCCGAGGCCCCAACTCACAGTGCAGGCTGTTCTCAAGGAGAACTTGTTTGGCCTGAAAGACAgaaggaggagggctggggggctgggctcCCAGCAGGTGCTTCCTGGCTGCTGACCCGATCCTCACCACAACCCTCGGGAGGTGCTATTGCGCTTCCAGGCCCAGGGAGGTGGTCAGGGCACCAAACGGGCACCTGGTGGAGCGGGGGGTCAAACCCAGGCAGGGCAACCTGCACCTCTAGCGTCCCTGCACTCAGGGGGTCTTCGGGGACCACGGCGGGAGTCCCTGGCACTTGGAGGACCCAGCCGTGGCAGGAGCTGTACCTTGGCAGGGATGGAGGCGGGGTGGTTCTCAAAGAAGAGGCGCTGGAGGCAGTGAATCCACAGCCTCTTCTCTTCCTGGTTCTTggcctggcgggggtggggggcgtggagGTGGAGtcagggagctgggctgaggtCCTGCCCGCCCGGAGACCCACCGCTGCTCACCTGGAGCAGGTGCCTGTGCTTGGGAATGGTCAGATCCGACACTTTGAAGCCTAAGGGGTCTCGCGGATTCTCACTCACACTCAGGTTGCAGCACTGGGTgaaggggcaggaggggcagcaggCTCAGAGGCGGGATGCCCTTGTGGGTGCAActgcacccctgccccctgcaAGATGTGCCCCACGGGGTTGTCCCCTGTTCCCCTTCGACCTCCTCCCCCGGGCAGACCCCTCCTGCCCCCGTGGAAAGATGCTCTCCCCCTCGCCACCTCCCAGGAAGACACCTGCCTTGTGGGCAAGTCCATGGCCCACCCATCACTACCCGGCCTTGCCTCCGTTCTCGAACCCAAGATAACGTGGCCCTTTAAAGTCGGGGTGCCCCTTCCCACCCCGTCAGGTCTACAGCTACCCAAACTCACGAAGATGTGGCCCTTGTAGGTGTATTCCGGCCCCCGGCGCTTGGCCACCAGCAGCATCCGTGAGAAGAGGAAGAGCAGCCGCTCACCCCCACGGAGCCGGGGGCCACCTCCTCCGCCCCCTCGGAACGCTCCCTCCAGCACCAGCTCCCCGAAGGCACTGAGCTCCGGGCCGGTCCAGCCGCTCAACCGCCGCTGCACTTCCTGCCCGGGGCCCCGCCAAGGTGGGTGACACCCACAGACATGCCAAGAAGCAGGGGTTAGCAACTGGGGCCACGCTCGCCCTCCTCCAAGGCAGCCTCTGAGGGCGCGCCCCCACTTCACTCACTGCCCTCACCCAGCCCACCCTGGGACCACCTGGAGGCGAGCCGCGTGCTCCTGCTTGCGCTTCATGTCATTGATGTACCAGGCCACCGCCGTCATGGACACGATCGCTTCCTCCACCATCTCGCGGCCCCCGGCACCCGGGCCCTCTGCCCAGTGCTTGCCCAGTTCCTGCAGGGCAGCCgcagggcacacacacagggaggcttAGAGACAGCAATGtaaagggaggggcagaggcgggggggggtgTCCTGTGGGGGCCAGgccccacacccacagcacaggcagGCCGAGGACACGCCTCCGGCCTTGCCGACTCACGGCCGGTCCTCCCTCAGATGCATGGGCCCGGCCCCCTCCCGCTCACCTGCAGCAGCAGGTGGTACTTGAGGATGCGCTGAACGGGCTTCAGCAGGAAGCTCTGCAGGGGCAGTGAGTGGCGGAGCTGGGCCTGGcgctcctgcagccacagggctgcTGGCGGAGACAGCGCCAGCTCCCGGAgcagggccagggagctgggggcacagcacACAGGTCAGCGGGGGCTGCCAGCTCCGActgacaggcagggctgggagggctcAGGGAACGGCCAAGGTTCAGGAGCAGTCAGGGCGGGGACAGGGGCAGCTAGGGAGAGGTCACGgcatggcaggggctggagctgggtgggccggggggcggggcgggaggctgGCCCGCACAGCAGCTCATGGCCAcagcctggggcccagcaggggctCCGTGCCCCTCACCTCGGGTAGTTCATGCAGTACAACGTGTAGATGTCAAAGTCCTCGCTCTGCGGGGGACACGGGCGTCAGGGAGACCCCGGCCGCCGGCTTCCTGTGGCTCCCCTCCAGCCTAGCCCACGCCTGCTCTCCCCCTGCCCGAATCCCACCCAGGCAGGGCTCCCCGCCCCTGCACTCACCCTCTGCACGAAGCACTGGGCGATGCCTCCTGCGCTGCTGCTGCCCTCCAGGTCCTCCAGGAGCTCgctgcggggggaggggaggcctgaggagctgccccacccccaccagcctcTGGGGGGACTCCGGGAGGCTGACATCCTGACAGCCGGCTGGGCAGAGGGGCTTGGGGGCTGCCAGGCTCTCTCGAGGGGTTGCCGTGTCCCAAGGAGGGGTCCTCTGATGGGGGTACCATGTGATGACAAGGAAGGGGCAGCATGGCCCTGGGGGGAAGCGGGTGCTGTTGACCCCCAGAGCACTGAAGGCGCCAAGATCCTGTGGGATGCTcagagggcctggccctggggcccagcagtCTCCTCACTAGGGTGACTGACCATCCTGGCCTGCCCGGGACAAGGAACTCTCAGTACTGACCCTGGCAAACGAGGACAAGCCAGCCACACAGACTCGCAACCACAGGACCCACAAGACTCCGGGATTCATCGGGAGCCCAGGCCTGGCACAGGGCTGAGCCCCAGCCTGacgcctgtgccctctcctgatGCTCGAACCTCATCTGGGCCGTACTGCCCCCCGGCCTCGGCCCGTCCATCCCAAGGTGTGGCTCAGgacacagccccagcctcccacCACTCGCCCCAGCCAGTGCCccgcctgcccctctgcccctgacCTGCTGAACTCGTAGATGTCCTCGATGTTGGCAAACAGcgtgcccagctgctccacgctCAGCCCCAGGACCCCGCCGTCCAGCAGAGGGCCCAGGTAGTCCTGTGGGGGGGTGACTGAGGTTacaggagaggggcagggagacccTGGACCCCCACGCCCTCGGCTGCCCACCTCACCTCCACGATGCTGCGAAGGTCCCGGACATAGGCCCGCTCTGTCTCCACAATCTCTCGGGCCACACGCTCCAACCTCGAGGGTTTCACTGATGCTGGGAGCCCCACAGGCGACAGATCCAGGCGGATGGGGGGCCCTGGCGGGGGCTCAGGCCTGGAGGCTGGACAGGCCGGAGGGGGCCCCAGTGCTGGGTCCCCCTCAGAGCCCACAGTGCTCAGGGACGTGGAGCTCCCAGACCCTCTGGGGGAAGCCatggtgggggctgcaggggctgcaggggcacaGAGCAGGGTGTCAGGGCATCTCCGCCAACACCCCTTCCCACAGCCCCCACGCACCCCCACCCGGCCGCAGCTTTCCcatgctccctcctccccttccctccccctgccccgccttGATCCAGTTCTGTCTGGAGCCCTCTTGTCCCCCGAGCCCCAGCCAAGCTGACCTTCATTAACTTGCCCATCTGGCCCTGCCACTCTGAAGCACGACCCCGTCCATGCCCTGAGGGCACAGCCCAGACTCCGGGACCTGCAGTGTGGCCGCGGCAGACTCTGCAGCCGGGGTCCCGCAGCCTGCACAGCCCACCGCACTGAACCTCCTGGTGCTGCAGCTCGCAGCCTGGTCTCACCTCCGAGCCTCTGCGTGTACTGTTCCCTGCGTGTGGACTGCTTTTCCTTTTTGTCTCTGCCCAACTCCGCGTCCTCTTCATCTCTGCCTCTTCAGCTTGGATGTCCCCGCCTCCAGGAAGCTCTCCCGGAGCCCCCAGACCTTTCCCCATCACAGCCCTGACCACCTGCCGCCTGCTCTCCTCCCTGTGTGCCAGGGATGCCCCGGTGCCCCTCACAGCCGGCACGGCCCAGCGT contains:
- the PLEKHG2 gene encoding pleckstrin homology domain-containing family G member 2 isoform X2, with product MPEGARGPSPPKPSLHLGCGRSEEVCACAAECETRTAPAAPTMASPRGSGSSTSLSTVGSEGDPALGPPPACPASRPEPPPGPPIRLDLSPVGLPASVKPSRLERVAREIVETERAYVRDLRSIVEDYLGPLLDGGVLGLSVEQLGTLFANIEDIYEFSSELLEDLEGSSSAGGIAQCFVQRSEDFDIYTLYCMNYPSSLALLRELALSPPAALWLQERQAQLRHSLPLQSFLLKPVQRILKYHLLLQELGKHWAEGPGAGGREMVEEAIVSMTAVAWYINDMKRKQEHAARLQEVQRRLSGWTGPELSAFGELVLEGAFRGGGGGGPRLRGGERLLFLFSRMLLVAKRRGPEYTYKGHIFCCNLSVSENPRDPLGFKVSDLTIPKHRHLLQAKNQEEKRLWIHCLQRLFFENHPASIPAKAKQVLLENSLHCAPKSKPIPEPLTPPLGSPRPRDARTFTPGRRHTAPSPAPTGSRRGRRQSEPVKDPCVVFAQNEKPRVKDPEDAGPPTLDPTGTSITEEILELLSQRGLHDPGPSALNVPEFPRDSPVAGDSETLTFQALPSRDSSEEEEEEELAMEEREPSPLHVLEGLESSSAAEIASIPSLLRIPDAPNSEIPQVPCLPSLSDISSVFEMPCLPARPSVPDIPSLASAPALPCDAWLQGPLQEPAETAASRRELFPAGNNPAALGEQPSGSRAKPEEDEDGVSFPAFQPESVTRDRPFPDELEFRSCSEIRSAWQALEQGQLARPGFPEPLLILEDSDLGGGSGSGKAGGPSSERAASRVRELARLYSERIQQMQRAETRASANAPRRRPRVLAQPQPTPCLPQEQAEPGPLAAFGHVLVCELAFPLACAQESVPLGPAVRVQAATPLSKQGGLLDGQDRNVSDLSEQDHVGTCIPAPPTPLPEKGGPQSFQAPAIQGPPAIHVPAVTTFPDQGCLEIEVPAPSPSVEHRSRVDVQAPGEGHHLDTPASPKQSCCPAVQGSATTPLLGQEDHLDGQSPSRTPATVQGGSRDVGDQAADPWLMCGSSLDPPIPASIPPPLVYDLSDARVPDASPSPAHGHHPDPQIPADTPPPSLSQDPPDPKAQAATALPQPQSLTDMQVQALPPLPKQSGHPDGQDGTAAAPLQEQSLRDTQAPKPTALLEEEGLTTVPDATALPEQGTSLDTQGQSSSPVETTVVLSKPGSHVVSPVARSESSDFTPPHSPPPPTRQLLGPSAAALSRYLAASYISQSLARRQGPGGEALAASRGPWPSSAPTSRAPSPPPQPQPPPPPARRLSYATTVSIQVGGGGRLRPAKTQVRLNHPALLAPTQESVGLRRAQGAPEAPFPT
- the PLEKHG2 gene encoding pleckstrin homology domain-containing family G member 2 isoform X1 codes for the protein MPEGARGPSPPKPSLHLGCGRSEEVCACAAECETRTAPAAPTMASPRGSGSSTSLSTVGSEGDPALGPPPACPASRPEPPPGPPIRLDLSPVGLPASVKPSRLERVAREIVETERAYVRDLRSIVEDYLGPLLDGGVLGLSVEQLGTLFANIEDIYEFSSELLEDLEGSSSAGGIAQCFVQRSEDFDIYTLYCMNYPSSLALLRELALSPPAALWLQERQAQLRHSLPLQSFLLKPVQRILKYHLLLQELGKHWAEGPGAGGREMVEEAIVSMTAVAWYINDMKRKQEHAARLQEVQRRLSGWTGPELSAFGELVLEGAFRGGGGGGPRLRGGERLLFLFSRMLLVAKRRGPEYTYKGHIFCCNLSVSENPRDPLGFKVSDLTIPKHRHLLQAKNQEEKRLWIHCLQRLFFENHPASIPAKAKQVLLENSLHCAPKSKPIPEPLTPPLGSPRPRDARTFTPGRRHTAPSPAPTGSRRGRRQSEPVKDPCVVFAQNEKPRVKHAGSEGELYAPAEPQPLVSACGPPEDPEDAGPPTLDPTGTSITEEILELLSQRGLHDPGPSALNVPEFPRDSPVAGDSETLTFQALPSRDSSEEEEEEELAMEEREPSPLHVLEGLESSSAAEIASIPSLLRIPDAPNSEIPQVPCLPSLSDISSVFEMPCLPARPSVPDIPSLASAPALPCDAWLQGPLQEPAETAASRRELFPAGNNPAALGEQPSGSRAKPEEDEDGVSFPAFQPESVTRDRPFPDELEFRSCSEIRSAWQALEQGQLARPGFPEPLLILEDSDLGGGSGSGKAGGPSSERAASRVRELARLYSERIQQMQRAETRASANAPRRRPRVLAQPQPTPCLPQEQAEPGPLAAFGHVLVCELAFPLACAQESVPLGPAVRVQAATPLSKQGGLLDGQDRNVSDLSEQDHVGTCIPAPPTPLPEKGGPQSFQAPAIQGPPAIHVPAVTTFPDQGCLEIEVPAPSPSVEHRSRVDVQAPGEGHHLDTPASPKQSCCPAVQGSATTPLLGQEDHLDGQSPSRTPATVQGGSRDVGDQAADPWLMCGSSLDPPIPASIPPPLVYDLSDARVPDASPSPAHGHHPDPQIPADTPPPSLSQDPPDPKAQAATALPQPQSLTDMQVQALPPLPKQSGHPDGQDGTAAAPLQEQSLRDTQAPKPTALLEEEGLTTVPDATALPEQGTSLDTQGQSSSPVETTVVLSKPGSHVVSPVARSESSDFTPPHSPPPPTRQLLGPSAAALSRYLAASYISQSLARRQGPGGEALAASRGPWPSSAPTSRAPSPPPQPQPPPPPARRLSYATTVSIQVGGGGRLRPAKTQVRLNHPALLAPTQESVGLRRAQGAPEAPFPT
- the PLEKHG2 gene encoding pleckstrin homology domain-containing family G member 2 isoform X3, which codes for MASPRGSGSSTSLSTVGSEGDPALGPPPACPASRPEPPPGPPIRLDLSPVGLPASVKPSRLERVAREIVETERAYVRDLRSIVEDYLGPLLDGGVLGLSVEQLGTLFANIEDIYEFSSELLEDLEGSSSAGGIAQCFVQRSEDFDIYTLYCMNYPSSLALLRELALSPPAALWLQERQAQLRHSLPLQSFLLKPVQRILKYHLLLQELGKHWAEGPGAGGREMVEEAIVSMTAVAWYINDMKRKQEHAARLQEVQRRLSGWTGPELSAFGELVLEGAFRGGGGGGPRLRGGERLLFLFSRMLLVAKRRGPEYTYKGHIFCCNLSVSENPRDPLGFKVSDLTIPKHRHLLQAKNQEEKRLWIHCLQRLFFENHPASIPAKAKQVLLENSLHCAPKSKPIPEPLTPPLGSPRPRDARTFTPGRRHTAPSPAPTGSRRGRRQSEPVKDPCVVFAQNEKPRVKHAGSEGELYAPAEPQPLVSACGPPEDPEDAGPPTLDPTGTSITEEILELLSQRGLHDPGPSALNVPEFPRDSPVAGDSETLTFQALPSRDSSEEEEEEELAMEEREPSPLHVLEGLESSSAAEIASIPSLLRIPDAPNSEIPQVPCLPSLSDISSVFEMPCLPARPSVPDIPSLASAPALPCDAWLQGPLQEPAETAASRRELFPAGNNPAALGEQPSGSRAKPEEDEDGVSFPAFQPESVTRDRPFPDELEFRSCSEIRSAWQALEQGQLARPGFPEPLLILEDSDLGGGSGSGKAGGPSSERAASRVRELARLYSERIQQMQRAETRASANAPRRRPRVLAQPQPTPCLPQEQAEPGPLAAFGHVLVCELAFPLACAQESVPLGPAVRVQAATPLSKQGGLLDGQDRNVSDLSEQDHVGTCIPAPPTPLPEKGGPQSFQAPAIQGPPAIHVPAVTTFPDQGCLEIEVPAPSPSVEHRSRVDVQAPGEGHHLDTPASPKQSCCPAVQGSATTPLLGQEDHLDGQSPSRTPATVQGGSRDVGDQAADPWLMCGSSLDPPIPASIPPPLVYDLSDARVPDASPSPAHGHHPDPQIPADTPPPSLSQDPPDPKAQAATALPQPQSLTDMQVQALPPLPKQSGHPDGQDGTAAAPLQEQSLRDTQAPKPTALLEEEGLTTVPDATALPEQGTSLDTQGQSSSPVETTVVLSKPGSHVVSPVARSESSDFTPPHSPPPPTRQLLGPSAAALSRYLAASYISQSLARRQGPGGEALAASRGPWPSSAPTSRAPSPPPQPQPPPPPARRLSYATTVSIQVGGGGRLRPAKTQVRLNHPALLAPTQESVGLRRAQGAPEAPFPT